A single region of the Lotus japonicus ecotype B-129 chromosome 4, LjGifu_v1.2 genome encodes:
- the LOC130710589 gene encoding probable methyltransferase PMT2 gives MAKPSSADGRTRSSLQIFIVVGLCCFFYILGAWQRSGFGKGDSIALEITKNNAECDVVPNLSFDSHHGGQVSQIDEGGSNPKVFKPCAARYNDYTPCHEQQRAMTFPRENMIYRERHCPPDEEKLRCMIPAPKGYVTPFPWPKSRDYVPYANAPYKSLTVEKAIQNWIQYEGNVFRFPGGGTQFPQGADKYIDQLASVIPIADGTVRSLLDTGCGVASLGAYLWSRNVIAMSFAPKDSHEAQVQFALERGVPAVIGVFGTIKLPYPSRAFDMAHCSRCLIPWGANDGMYMMEVDRVLRPGGYWVLSGPPINWKANYKSWQRPKEELQEEQRKIEEIATQLCWEKKSEQSEIAIWQKTTDSESCRSRQDDASVEFCKSSDADDVWYKKMEACVTPVPQGSSGGVKPFPSRLNAIPPRVASGLVPGVSSETYQDDNTKWRKHVNAYKKINRLLDTGRYRNIMDMNAGLGSFAAAIESSKLWVMNVVPTIAEKNTLGVIYERGLIGIYHDWCEGFSTYPRTYDLIHAHGLFSLYKSKCNIEDILLEMDRILRPEGAVIFRDEVDVLIKVKKLVGGMRWDTKLVDHEDGPLVPEKVLIAVKQYWVTNSTSTQ, from the exons ATGGCAAAACCAAGTTCAGCAGATGGTAGGACTAGAAGCTCATTGCAGATCTTTATAGTAGTTGGTCTGTGCTGCTTTTTCTATATATTAGGTGCATGGCAAAGAAGTGGTTTTGGGAAGGGAGATAGCATAGCATTGGAGATAACGAAAAATAATGCCGAATGCGATGTAGTTCCGAATTTAAGTTTCGACTCTCATCATGGTGGACAAGTTAGCCAAATTGATGAAGGTGGTTCGAATCCTAAGGTATTTAAACCGTGTGCCGCTCGTTATAATGATTACACTCCCTGCCATGAGCAGCAACGCGCGATGACGTTCCCGAGAGAAAACATGATCTATCGAGAGAGGCATTGCCCCCCGGATGAAGAGAAGTTGCGCTGTATGATCCCGGCACCCAAGGGTTATGTAACTCCATTTCCATGGCCCAAGAGCCGTGATTACGTTCCGTATGCTAATGCGCCTTACAAGAGCCTTACAGTTGAAAAGGCTATTCAGAATTGGATCCAATACGAGGGAAATGTATTCAGATTCCCTGGTGGTGGAACCCAATTTCCTCAAGGTGCTGATAAATATATTGATCAACTTGCGTCTGTGATACCTATAGCTGATGGGACAGTGAGGAGTTTACTTGATACTGGTTGTGGG GTTGCCAGTTTGGGTGCATATCTTTGGAGCAGAAATGTTATTGCCATGTCTTTTGCACCAAAGGACTCTCATGAAGCACAAGTACAATTTGCTCTTGAAAGGGGTGTACCTGCTGTCATTGGTGTTTTTGGAACCATAAAGTTGCCTTATCCATCTAGAGCCTTTGACATGGCTCATTGTTCTCGTTGTTTGATTCCCTGGGGAGCAAATG ATGGAATGTATATGATGGAAGTTGATCGAGTTCTAAGGCCTGGCGGTTATTGGGTGCTTTCGGGTCCTCCAATCAATTGGAAGGCTAACTACAAATCCTGGCAGAGGCCAAAGGAGGAACTCCAGGAAGAACAAAGAAAGATTGAAGAGATTGCAACACAACTTTGCTGGGAGAAGAAGTCAGAGCAGTCTGAAATTGCCATTTGGCAGAAGACTACAGACTCTGAATCATGTCGTAGCAGACAAGATGATGCTAGTGTAGAATTTTGCAAATCCTCAGATGCTGATGATGTCTG GTATAAGAAAATGGAGGCCTGCGTCACTCCCGTCCCTCAAGGTTCAAGTGGGGGTGTTAAACCATTTCCAAGTAGGCTGAATGCTATCCCTCCTAGGGTTGCTAGTGGCCTTGTTCCTGGAGTTTCTTCTGAGACATACCAGGATGACAACACAAAGTGGAGAAAGCATGTAAATGCTTACAAGAAAATTAATAGACTGTTGGACACCGGAAGATATCGCAACATTATGGATATGAATGCTGGTTTGGGTAGTTTTGCTGCAGCTATTGAATCTTCTAAGTTATGGGTTATGAATGTTGTGCCTACTATAGCTGAGAAAAATACATTGGGTGTCATATACGAGCGAGGTCTGATTGGCATCTATCATGATTG GTGTGAAGGCTTTTCCACATATCCAAGGACATATGACCTCATTCATGCCCATGGCCTCTTTAGCCTGTACAAATCTAA ATGCAATATAGAAGACATTCTTCTCGAGATGGACCGGATTTTGCGACCAGAAGGTGCTGTCATATTCCGCGATGAAGTTGATGTTTTAATCAAGGTAAAGAAACTTGTTGGAGGAATGAGATGGGATACCAAATTGGTTGACCATGAGGATGGTCCTCTTGTTCCTGAGAAGGTACTAATTGCTGTGAAGCAGTATTGGGTCACTAATTCCACGTCAACACAATAG